One Triticum dicoccoides isolate Atlit2015 ecotype Zavitan chromosome 5B, WEW_v2.0, whole genome shotgun sequence genomic window carries:
- the LOC119310980 gene encoding cyclin-C1-1-like isoform X2, producing the protein MAANFWASSHSKQLLDPEDVDVVPAADRERGITTEEFRLVKIHMSSHIWRLAQQVKVRQRVIATAITYFRRVYTRKSMSEYDPRLVAPACLYLASKVEESTVQARLLVFYIKKMCGSDDKYRFEIKDILEMEMKLLEALDYYLVVYHPYRPLLHLLQDAGVTDLTQFAWGLVNDTYKMDLILVQPPYMIALACIYIASVLKDKDTTSWFEELHVDMNIVKNISMEILDFYETYKVDPQRGLSDEKISPIMNKLPAKA; encoded by the exons ATGGCCGCCAACTTCTGGGCGTCGTCGCACTC CAAGCAGCTGCTGGACCCGGAGGACGTGGACGTGGTGCCGGCGGCGGACCGGGAGCGGGGCATCACGACGGAGGAGTTCCGCCTCGTCAAGATCCACATGTCCTCCC ATATATGGCGGTTGGCGCAGCAGGTGAAAGTTAGACAAAG AGTCATAGCTACTGCCATCACTTACTTCAGGCGTGTCTATACAAG AAAGAGCATGAGTGAGTATGACCCTCGTTTGGTAGCCCCGGCTTGTTTATATTTAGCATCAAAGGTAGAGGAGAGCACAGTGCAAGCAAGGCTTCTCGTCTTCTACATAAAAAAGATGTGTG GTTCTGATGATAAGTACCGATTTGAAATTAAGGATATTCTTGAAATGGAAATGAAGCTCCTGGAAGCGCTTGACTATTATTTAGTTGTTTACCATCCTTATCGTCCTCTTTTACA TTTATTGCAGGATGCTGGCGTAACAGACCTGACACAGTTTGCCTG GGGCCTTGTCAATGATACTTACAAAATGGACCTTATTCTCGTACAGCCTCCCTATATGATTGCATTGGCTTGTATATACATTGCCAGTGTTCTTAAAGATAAGGATACAACTTCATGGTTTGAAGAACTTCATGTTGACATGAACATT GTGAAGAATATTTCAATGGAGATACTGGACTTCTACGAAACCTACAAGGTTGACCCCCAAAGGGGGCTCTCCGACGAAAAGATCAGCCCGATAATGAACAAGCTGCCAGCAAAGGCCTAA
- the LOC119310980 gene encoding cyclin-C1-1-like isoform X1: protein MAANFWASSHSKQLLDPEDVDVVPAADRERGITTEEFRLVKIHMSSHIWRLAQQVKVRQRVIATAITYFRRVYTRKSMSEYDPRLVAPACLYLASKVEESTVQARLLVFYIKKMCAGSDDKYRFEIKDILEMEMKLLEALDYYLVVYHPYRPLLHLLQDAGVTDLTQFAWGLVNDTYKMDLILVQPPYMIALACIYIASVLKDKDTTSWFEELHVDMNIVKNISMEILDFYETYKVDPQRGLSDEKISPIMNKLPAKA from the exons ATGGCCGCCAACTTCTGGGCGTCGTCGCACTC CAAGCAGCTGCTGGACCCGGAGGACGTGGACGTGGTGCCGGCGGCGGACCGGGAGCGGGGCATCACGACGGAGGAGTTCCGCCTCGTCAAGATCCACATGTCCTCCC ATATATGGCGGTTGGCGCAGCAGGTGAAAGTTAGACAAAG AGTCATAGCTACTGCCATCACTTACTTCAGGCGTGTCTATACAAG AAAGAGCATGAGTGAGTATGACCCTCGTTTGGTAGCCCCGGCTTGTTTATATTTAGCATCAAAGGTAGAGGAGAGCACAGTGCAAGCAAGGCTTCTCGTCTTCTACATAAAAAAGATGTGTG CAGGTTCTGATGATAAGTACCGATTTGAAATTAAGGATATTCTTGAAATGGAAATGAAGCTCCTGGAAGCGCTTGACTATTATTTAGTTGTTTACCATCCTTATCGTCCTCTTTTACA TTTATTGCAGGATGCTGGCGTAACAGACCTGACACAGTTTGCCTG GGGCCTTGTCAATGATACTTACAAAATGGACCTTATTCTCGTACAGCCTCCCTATATGATTGCATTGGCTTGTATATACATTGCCAGTGTTCTTAAAGATAAGGATACAACTTCATGGTTTGAAGAACTTCATGTTGACATGAACATT GTGAAGAATATTTCAATGGAGATACTGGACTTCTACGAAACCTACAAGGTTGACCCCCAAAGGGGGCTCTCCGACGAAAAGATCAGCCCGATAATGAACAAGCTGCCAGCAAAGGCCTAA